A genomic stretch from Shewanella sediminis HAW-EB3 includes:
- a CDS encoding DUF4097 family beta strand repeat-containing protein has translation MKVSQLLNYLTIPLILVANMAIAAQSVDKQLQVDDNLKLNIKVLRGDVKVRSWDKDEISVKGTLDELSEGFILDKQGNQVTLEDKMPRHFNGNNKSGSDLTIMVPKNLTLDAEGLSSSYNLSSLSGIIGIYSVSGNINASDIDNQIFIHTVSGNIKTSKLTGKIKLDTISGSIKDKNSDGEISYKLVSGDLTANSSAENVSIEQISGDANVQLKKVNELKVKTISGDITLAVSSLKSRANLDSVSGGIELKLPKNLAANFNINGGPGGKIRNSLTDDEPKKEKYSPTSYLKFQTGSTGADIKISTISGSIKLSD, from the coding sequence ATGAAAGTCAGTCAATTATTAAATTACCTCACCATCCCCCTCATATTAGTAGCAAATATGGCTATCGCAGCACAATCTGTCGATAAGCAATTACAGGTAGATGACAACCTAAAACTCAATATCAAGGTACTGAGAGGCGACGTGAAGGTGAGGTCCTGGGATAAGGATGAGATCAGCGTGAAGGGGACATTAGATGAACTCAGCGAAGGCTTTATATTAGATAAGCAGGGAAACCAGGTCACTCTCGAAGATAAAATGCCCCGTCACTTCAATGGTAATAATAAGAGTGGTTCTGATTTAACTATCATGGTACCTAAAAACTTAACCCTGGACGCAGAGGGCCTATCCTCAAGCTATAACCTTTCCTCTCTTTCAGGAATTATTGGGATCTACTCCGTCAGTGGCAATATCAATGCGTCCGATATCGACAATCAGATCTTCATCCACACCGTATCCGGGAACATAAAAACGTCTAAACTAACCGGAAAGATTAAACTCGACACCATATCGGGGTCGATAAAAGATAAAAACAGTGATGGTGAGATAAGCTATAAGCTGGTCAGTGGAGATCTTACAGCAAATAGCTCAGCTGAAAATGTCTCTATCGAGCAGATATCGGGAGATGCCAACGTTCAGCTGAAAAAAGTGAATGAATTAAAAGTAAAAACGATCAGTGGCGATATCACGCTCGCGGTGAGCAGTCTTAAATCAAGGGCGAACTTAGATAGCGTGAGTGGTGGTATTGAGCTAAAGCTCCCTAAAAATCTTGCCGCCAACTTCAATATCAATGGCGGCCCCGGAGGTAAGATCAGAAACAGTCTGACCGACGACGAGCCAAAGAAAGAGAAGTACTCTCCGACCTCTTACCTTAAATTCCAAACGGGTAGTACCGGCGCAGATATCAAAATTTCAACCATTAGTGGCTCAATCAAGCTCTCAGATTAG
- the rsuA gene encoding 16S rRNA pseudouridine(516) synthase RsuA, with amino-acid sequence MSPILYSKLRSIVRLDKFICESTSLTRSLAKKAMHRGDVTCDGEIIKNSGFKVTDAHTICLDGEVLSIIGPRFIMINKPVDTICSTIDEEYPSVLGLIDVIKPEELHIAGRLDADTTGLVLITNDGQWSHKITSPKKECGKRYLLETAEPLADSLVEQFATGLQLNNEDGLTKPAILDILGAHEARLTITEGKYHQVKRMLAAVGNRVTRLHRECVGTIELDADLDLGEWRYLTDEEIKSVK; translated from the coding sequence ATGTCGCCAATTCTGTATTCAAAGCTGAGATCTATTGTGCGTCTAGACAAATTTATCTGCGAATCGACTTCGCTAACCCGTTCTTTAGCGAAGAAGGCCATGCATAGAGGCGATGTCACTTGCGATGGTGAAATCATTAAGAACTCTGGCTTTAAAGTGACTGATGCACATACCATCTGTCTCGATGGCGAGGTGCTATCGATCATCGGGCCTCGTTTTATCATGATCAATAAACCCGTCGATACCATCTGTTCGACCATAGATGAAGAGTACCCATCTGTGTTGGGATTAATTGATGTCATTAAACCTGAAGAGTTGCATATTGCCGGGCGTCTGGATGCGGACACCACAGGGCTAGTGCTGATAACTAATGATGGTCAGTGGTCCCATAAAATCACCTCTCCTAAGAAAGAGTGCGGTAAGCGTTACTTGTTGGAAACGGCTGAGCCATTGGCTGATTCATTGGTTGAGCAATTTGCAACTGGGTTGCAGCTCAATAATGAAGACGGCCTGACTAAACCGGCTATATTGGATATCTTAGGTGCTCATGAGGCAAGATTAACTATCACTGAAGGTAAATATCATCAGGTTAAGCGCATGCTCGCCGCGGTGGGGAATAGAGTCACCCGCTTACATAGAGAATGCGTTGGCACGATAGAGTTAGATGCAGATCTTGATTTGGGTGAGTGGCGTTACCTTACCGACGAAGAGATTAAGTCGGTTAAGTAA